TGGTCTGACTCCCTCTCTCCGTGGAGCAGGAGATTCATCAAATGACAGCAATAGTGGGAGAAAGTCATATTTCTCCCTGGACTCCAAGCTGATGTGTAAAGTTGAGTACAGCGGACCGACAGGCGTTGATGCTGCACTTAGCAGCAGCAGAATGACTTCCAAAGCCAGCACACAGTGCGTGACCAAGACGACTATCTCCGGAGGAGATTATTCCCATAACAGCCCCAACATTCCCCATGCCCTGCCCCCTCCGcttcctcctccacctgccCTGAAGCCGTTGGAGCTTGGGGGACAAAACATACCTACTGAGGttaagacagaaagagacaaacTAGAAAAAGGAGACAAACTCCTGGACAAGTCTCAGTCCACTCCTCCTTCTCTGCTGCCACAGACTGGCCcccagcctcagtcccagtctcaACCTCAGACCCAACCCTCCACCACCCACCCTCACCACTACAGCTGGCAGGGTGGCACAGCAACTGGTTGCCAGGCTAGCTGGGGCTACACCCGTTACCCTAGCAACCACCACCCACACCAACCACAACACCAGCCCCCagttcagcagcagcaacttCCCTCCGTTTACAACCCTCCATCCTCTCGCCACTCCTCTTCCCACCCCTCTTACCTCCCCCATCCTCACCCCCACCCTCACAGGGAGTACCTTCCCAGGTATGCTGGAGGGGGAGGGGACAGAGAGAGGGGGGCtgcaggagagagggagaggggagtGAGGGGGGAGTGTGGGGGGAGGGAGATCAACCGGGAATTCTCCACTCCGAACAGCAGCAACAATAGCAGCGGGGCAAATAGTAACAGTTCTTGTGGTGGGATGGGTGGGCCCAACAGCATCCTAGGCAGAGAGTTTGGGgctctgtcagtcagtcagaatcgGGAGTTCCAAGGTTCTGGGAGAGATGGTCCTAACTTGGGCCCAGAAAGAAGAGACTTTGGTCCGGCTTTCAGAGACAGGGAGCGTGAAAGGGAGCGTGAAGGAGGAAGGGAGTTTAATCTGGCAAACCAAAACCAGAGTAGAGACTTTGGCCCAGTGGAGCCAGCGGGGGGCATCCCAGAGACAAAGATGGAAGCAGATGGGGTGAGTTTGGGGGCCAGACAAGAGATATTGTAGGCAGCAGTAACCCTAACAACAACTCCATCCCACAGGGAAACCCCCCAAGTTCAACCAGCGGGCTACCTGTCACCCCCATGCTGAACCGTGACCCACCTGCATCACCCCAAACAATCCTAGTCACCCTGCCCATCCTTCCTTGCCACCACACCCCCACCCACATCCCCCAAACTCATCAAACCGGGACTTACTTCCTCCCATGGACCAGGCACAAACGCCCTCCTCTGGGGGAGACCACTTTCACAGGGAATATCCACCCACTGGAGGAAAAGACTTTCCTGCTGGTGCGCCTCCTTCCACTGGTCCAAATCGAGAGTACCTAAACTCCCCTGGGGTAACTCCAAACCTGGGACGAGAGTATTCAGGACCTGGAGGAACacagcacccccacccaccTCTTCCCCACTACCAGTCTGGgcccagagacagagagagggactCAAGTCTGCGAGAGTCTTCTCTATACCAAAACCGTGGTGGCCCAAGTCAGCCTCCTGCActgtctccttcctcctcttccagtCATCATGGACACCCTTTGAATGCTCCTTATCCCCCTCCACCACCTCAGCCTTCTCTGCCCCCACCTCAAGCCTCCCATGCCCAACCTCCCCCCTCAGGAATGGCACCCAGTGTACGTCCTCCACACTACCAGTCTTCTGCCCAGACTCCTCCGACACCCCTTTCTCCTTTACCCAGCCCATCTACCAATCAGATGGGAGCTTTCTCATCTTTTCCCCCTGGCTCCTCCTCTGCAGCCAGCATGCCACTTCCAGCAACAGGTGTGCCATCCAGCTGTTCACCTGGATGCCGCCCTTCCCCTTATCACAGCACTTTGAACAACCACCCACCTTTCAGTGGATCTTACCACTCTAATGGAAACAATGGCAGTAACATGGCCAACAGCAGTAGCAACAGTAGCGCACCCAACAGCAGCAATACCAACTCGCAGTCACTCTCGCCTCAGAATGTCTCAAAGGGACCTCCACCTCTTAGTAACTctgccaacaacaacaatggCATCTCTACACCCGCCTCCAGTTCTTCACTCCCTGGTGGAGATGGACATTTGGAATCAGGTCCCCCTCCCACACCTGTCATTAAGGAAGAACCAATAGAAGACAGGGAAGAGAGTGAAAGTCCACCACCTGTGCTGAGAAGTCCCTCGCCTGAACCAAAACCTGTAGACATTCCTATCCACGCCAGCCAATCAGCACGGTAAAGTCAGCCTAATTGAGATTGTAAATGTGTTCACTCCCTGTAATTAACAGTAACAATAATTGTTATGTTGGCGCTGACTCCTGATGGTTGTAATAATGATGTACTTCACTGGCGTCTCTCATGATTCTAGGTTTCACAAGGTCCTTGACCGCGGCAGTGGGAATTCCTGTGCCCGCAGCGATGTCCTCTTTGTCCCGCTAGACGGCTCCAAACTGTGGAAGAAGAGGAATGAGATGATTGAAAGGGCCCGCAGGGAGGTTGAGCAGCGGGCCAGAGACCTGcgagagaaagaaagggaacGAGAGAGGGAGCGTGAGCGTGAGAGGGAGCTTGATCGGCATCTACAGGTGTGCGCATTTCAGGGTGATAATCGTGTCAGATTTAATGGATTTGATGTCGATTAAATTGGTCGGTTTAATGGGAGTACAGCAGACCAGAGTACATGTGATATACTGTCTTctcctgttttctcttcagCAGCAGAAGGATGCCAGCATTCCAGCAGGAGGTCGCCAGGGCTCCTCACTCTTCTTTCCCACCTCATCCTCGATCATCCTTGACCCTTCATCTTCTTCCGCTTCTTCCTCGGGCACCCTGTCTCCCATCCTCCCCCTCATCCCAACATCATCCCTCACATCCTCATGCTCACCTTCCTCCAGCACACCATCTCCACCCCACCCTCTCTCACTCTATTCCCCACTCCCTCCTCTTACCATCCATGGGTGGGTCGCCAGCAGTGGTTGGCGGCCCTCAGGCGGCCCTGGGAATAGGTTTAGGAGGACCATATTTAGGCCCTGACACCCCAGCGTTGAGAACTCTGAGTGAATATGCTCGCCCACATGCAATgtctccacttggggcagcaagtCGTGCACCGGCACACCACCCACAAGTTCATCACGGTCATCCCCATGTCCACCCCTCATTTTTCCTTCCTCAGTTTCAGAATCATGCTTTAGGCCACCCACACCACCTGCCCACTGATGCAGCTACTGCAGCAGCCATCTTGGGATTTTTGTATGGTGGCAGCCTGGAAGGTGCTCCAGGTGTTGGTGGTCACCCTGGAGTGGCAGGAGGCCCAGTACCTGGAGGGATTGGGGGTGCGGGATTAGGAGGTGTTGGCTTTCCTCACGCAGTGGCTGCACACCGAGATCGAATAAAGCCAGGATTTGAGTTTAAGAGTGATGAGCGGGTTTACCCACCAGGGTCTATACCTGATCCTGTGGTTCTTgctcactcacattcacatgctCATGCCAGTGCCCATGCCCATGCCCATGCCCATGCGCATGctcatgcacatgcacatgcacatgcacacgcacacgcacactccCTGCTTCTTGGAGGAAGTGCAACAGGAAGTAATGAGGTATCAATCTATGGCACTCCTCCTCCGCCAGCTCCACTTGGCCCACCTCACCTCCAGAACCCAACCCTGGCTCCTGTAACTCGACCTTCCAACCCTCCTGCTCCACAGTCCCTGTCAAATCCACCCCCTTCATCGCTCCTCCCACCCACACTCCCCTCTCACCCTTCACCTGCTCCCCCGGCTCCCCCAGCTGCCCCAGCTGCCCCTGCCGCTCCTCCCTCGGCTCCTCCTCAACCTGCCCCGCCGACCTCCAACGCCGCCTCACTTCACCACCCTGTCCCCCATTCTTCCTTTCTCAGCTCCCTGTCCTCTCATCTGCCACCAGCCCCTGCCCCGGCCGCTCCCCCTGAGACCTACCCCCACTCCCACTCGCTCTCCTGCCTCTTATGAGCAAGAACGGagtggagaaagagagagggagagggacagAGCAGCTTTGCCGGCCTTTGGGGACAGAGAGcgaggaaagagagagggagagagaaaggggaggaaGTGtaggaggcggaggaggaggaggagcaggagggggAAATGGAGGCGGtacaggtggaggaggtggaggagagaaTCTGGGGCGTCTTCAGATGTTAAATGTGACGCCTCATCATCACCAGCATTCACACATCCACTCACATCTTCACCTGCACCAGCAAGACACAGGTACCCACTGCTACTAACTATGCTGTCGTCTATATTGGCTCCCCAATCTTCAAATTTCACAGAAGTGTCATTCAGAAATTTTGGAGTCAAAAGTTCATCTTACAGAACTTGTTACTGGGAACCCAAAGGATAAAGCTGGTGGTGTTCTGTAGAGCATAGACACTATTAGAAAGAAAATTTCAAAGCCGGACGTCTTCCTTTTTTACACTGAATACAGGTactatacaattttttttttgttgcagcaaATGTGTCTGAAATcaaccaaaaacaaatgcacattttaggaggagaacaaaaaaaaatatttgtgaccCATTTTAAAAGATTTTCGTCTTTATCTTAGGAGCACATCCAAAATGAGCATGGGAGTCGGAAAGTGttgacagaacacactgatggttctgctcactgtaaaaacaaaaaacagtgccAGCCTTATCCTTTAACTCCAGTAtaattactttttgtattagtTTAGCTTAGCATTGAATACAGCTTTCCTGCGATTGCATAGTTTCTCTGAAACATCTGACCAGTGTTATTCAAAGACATTTGTTTTATCAAGAGATCTTAAAGAGACTCAGACCTCTTTTTGGGAGTAAATAACTAGCTCACCCATCTTTAAATTCAGACTTTtctcataaaaaacaaaaatgataacCGAATTTGGCTGATGTTGTCTTTAAGGTCATTTCCATTTGAACCTCTGGACTGCTTCCAGTGCTGCTGTTATAGTTAGAAAGCTTCTGTGAAGTCCCACTTTGACCATTTGCACTGTGTGGTGCGTGACCTCGAACTTTTGCAAAGAGCAAACATCAACTTTTGTGTCAAACCGACCTGACTTTCATGTTGAGGATCATCCCTGGTGATTAGAGTTGAGTCTGTGGTTAAAACCCAAAGACCTAGAGGCTGTTTTCTGTAGTaaagtctgctctctctctccgttTTACAATggagagatacagaaaatcatttgtacccacagccatcaggcttttcagttctcatacagatagcagatgagctatgtcagacatatgaatttccctctgggatcaataaagttattggTCTTCGTATTCGTGTCCAAGCCCAAAGGTGACACATCAGGTCAGGAGCGCAACCAAGAGCATGCTCGTTGTTTTGAATTCATCCCTGTGGGTGAGTTCTGTTGTAGCATCTGACGGAAAACATTTGGATGAAACAACCTCAATTATGATGCGTACCAGTGGACGCCGGTACACAGCTTATTGAAAACATATTGTTCTTTTGGCAACAACAACACAATATTGGCCCACCCGTTCTTGCCAGATTTGTCTATTCGTGAATTTGTCCACTTCTTCAAAACTGAAAGACATCCAGAGCCTATCACAGATGCACGAGATAGTGCTCTAAAATTACATGACCTTAAAGGGGAGATTAGTCAAATTAAAATCTGTAATATTGGATTATTTATGGGTGGTGTGAGCTTATCAAAGGAGAATTGATATTTTTACCAAAGTACAATCTAATCTAAAGTCTTTTAAGTGTTGAAAACATTGTTGTAATGCAGCAACAATAATCTCCTGTATTTCCTATTACATCACTGGCATCCAGCGGCGGGCGGGGTTCACCCCCTGATGGACCCATTGGCATCGGGGTCTCCACTGGCACGCCTCCCTTACCCAGGAGCCACACTAGGCACCCCTATCCTGGCTCACCCCCTCACTGACAGCGAGGTGCTCCGCCAACAGCTGTTCGGTGAGGAGAAGGCTCCTCGTCCATGTACtagttcagttttattctctAAAAACAGTGTTGAAAGCTAAAGAAGAAACATTTTGACTCTGGCAGTGATGAATGATCCCTGTTTTCCTATCTCCCTTTCCcacttgctgctgctgctctttcccCTCTGTTTTGGTGACAGGCGCTCCTTTCCGTGACCTGCCCCAGCCTTCCTCCCTCACCGGCCCCATGTCTGCAGCCCATCAGCTCCAGGCCATGCAGCAGGCCCAGAGTGCAGAGCTGCAGATCCAGAGACTGGCCCTGGAACAACAGTGGatccatca
This window of the Archocentrus centrarchus isolate MPI-CPG fArcCen1 chromosome 16, fArcCen1, whole genome shotgun sequence genome carries:
- the atn1 gene encoding LOW QUALITY PROTEIN: atrophin-1 (The sequence of the model RefSeq protein was modified relative to this genomic sequence to represent the inferred CDS: inserted 4 bases in 3 codons; deleted 2 bases in 2 codons), with translation MKTRTHKESMPMRSGRRRGASEERRGRRPHPSPSRPERNDRQTQRGTGEELAGNRFSRRSQGHDSSESEGEELVSPPKRQKVQDSAPTPNPPTSTHSTDTSAPSTVPPPPSVASQSRESDNEDGQSQGSRSSVVGSLANSSSSLSSGRDIDQDNRSSSPSLSASPLGSLDSESDGPDSPKQGDREKGKEGGAGKVTGEDRRVLREGRGEEPCADGEKRDVDARIEDCPSLKPPSTPCSSSGLTPSLRGAGDSSNDSNSGRKSYFSLDSKLMCKVEYSGPTGVDAALSSSRMTSKASTQCVTKTTISGGDYSHNSPNIPHALPPPLPPPPALKPLELGGQNIPTEVKTERDKLEKGDKLLDKSQSTPPSLLPQTGPQPQSQSQPQTQPSTTHPHHYSWQGGTATGCQASWGYTRYPSNHHPHQPQHQPPVQQQQLPSVYNPPSSRHSSSHPSYLPHPHPHPHREYLPRYAGGGGDRERGAAGERERGVRGECGGREINREFSTPNSSNNSSGANSNSSCGGMGGPNSILGREFGALSVSQNREFQGSGRDGPNLGPERRDFGPAFRDREREREREGGREFNLANQNQSRDFGPXGASGGHPRDKDGSRWGEFGGQTRDIVGSSNPNNNSIPQGNPPSSTSGLPVTPMLNRDPPASPXNNPSHPAHPSLPPHPHPHPPNSSNRDLLPPMDQAQTPSSGGDHFHREYPPTGGKDFPAGAPPSTGPNREYLNSPGVTPNLGREYSGPGGTQHPHPPLPHYQSGPRDRERDSSLRESSLYQNRGGPSQPPALSPSSSSSHHGHPLNAPYPPPPPQPSLPPPQASHAQPPPSGMAPSVRPPHYQSSAQTPPTPLSPLPSPSTNQMGAFSSFPPGSSSAASMPLPATGVPSSCSPGCRPSPYHSTLNNHPPFSGSYHSNGNNGSNMANSSSNSSAPNSSNTNSQSLSPQNVSKGPPPLSNSANNNNGISTPASSSSLPGGDGHLESGPPPTPVIKEEPIEDREESESPPPVLRSPSPEPKPVDIPIHASQSARFHKVLDRGSGNSCARSDVLFVPLDGSKLWKKRNEMIERARREVEQRARDLREKERERERERERERELDRHLQQQKDASIPAGGRQGSSLFFPTSSSIILDPSSSSASSSGTLXLPSSPSSQHHPSHPHAHLPPAHHLHPTLSHSIPHSLLLPSMGGSPAVVGGPQAALGIGLGGPYLGPDTPALRTLSEYARPHAMSPLGAASRAPAHHPQVHHGHPHVHPSFFLPQFQNHALGHPHHLPTDAATAAAILGFLYGGSLEGAPGVGGHPGVAGGPVPGGIGGAGLGGVGFPHAVAAHRDRIKPGFEFKSDERVYPPGSIPDPVVLAHSHSHAHASAHAHAHAHAHAHAHAHAHAHAHAHSLLLGGSATGSNEVSIYGTPPPPAPLGPPHLQNPTLAPVTRPSNPPAPQSLSNPPPSSLLPPTLPSHPSPAPPAPPAAPAAPAAPPSAPPQPAPPTSNAASLHHPVPHSSFLSSLSSHLPPAPAPAAPPETYPTPTRSPASYEQERSGERERERDRAALPAFGDRERERERERERGGSVGGGGGGGAGGGNGGGTGGGGGGENLGRLQMLNVTPHHHQHSHIHSHLHLHQQDTAAGGVHPLMDPLASGSPLARLPYPGATLGTPILAHPLTDSEVLRQQLFGAPFRDLPQPSSLTGPMSAAHQLQAMQQAQSAELQIQRLALEQQWIHHHHHHSLTQDEYYSHLKKENDKTL